From the genome of Candidozyma auris chromosome 2, complete sequence, one region includes:
- the RRS1 gene encoding Rrs1p, which produces MSEQKDFKPVSVKKPIPNTYDLGNLATFDPNPLDNTLLNDPEKKEEHLAAVTRDNLQLLINQVLSLPIKTTTESQGTSSGQDATMTLIQLPEPTTPLPREKAIPKPKPPTKWEQFAAKKGIKAKAKEGKMVYDEASGEWVPKWGYKGKNKALDDQWLVEIDEKNKGTSDELIDPRTLKRAERKKLVKKNELQHKRNLKRSQV; this is translated from the coding sequence ATGTCGGAACAAAAGGATTTCAAGCCTGTGTCGGTAAAAAAGCCCATTCCCAACACGTATGACTTGGGAAACCTTGCAACGTTCGATCCAAACCCCTTGGACAACACCCTTTTGAACGatccagagaagaaagaggaacATTTGGCTGCTGTCACGAGAGATAACTTGCAGCTCTTGATCAATCAAGTATTGTCATTACCAATCAAGACTACCACTGAATCACAAGGCACGTCATCCGGCCAGGACGCCACCATGACTCTCATACAATTGCCAGAGCCCACGACACCTTTGCCTCGAGAGAAGGCTATCCCCAAGCCCAAACCTCCTACCAAGTGGGAACAGTTTGCTGCTAAGAAGGGCATTAAAGCTAAGGCGAAAGAAGGCAAGATGGTGTATGATGAAGCTAGTGGCGAGTGGGTGCCCAAGTGGGGTTACAAGGGCAAGAACAAGGCATTGGATGACCAGTGGTTGGTTGAGATTGACGAAAAGAATAAGGGCACTTCAGATGAGTTGATCGACCCAAGAACATTGAAGCGTGCggagagaaagaagttggtgaagaagaacgagTTGCAGCACAAGCGTAACTTGAAGAGGTCTCAAGTTTAA